One segment of Saprospiraceae bacterium DNA contains the following:
- the secDF gene encoding protein translocase subunit SecDF — translation MQGKGVVRFFLIALTLVCLYQFSLTIPTNNIEKAAERYADDCSKNEAVTWRQCYAGYLDSLSSEPVFSIPLIKKFTYADLKKSQLALGLDLKGGMSVLLQVDLNDFLKSLAQNTSDPAFAQALSKADEQLRTQQGDFISMFAQAWKESSGGKPLASIFARNEALKGQINFESPDADVVRVIRELANNTVKETYNRLKQRIDKLGVVQPNVSLDAARDLILVELPGIDNPQRAREMLQRSAKLEFWETYRLTDDNLQQRFIDADLKLRRLLSGDTTNQVGARKDTLYVYPTGADGQPDSSQTPEMRIVDAPPSSQEGGGPLLSLLTLGSNTTGAVLGYADKNKISTIDRHLQRPEIKQLFPASLEFRWSQKAEEDKGFGSTTIGKYELYGIRKVGNDDKPRLDGSVVTRASEQPDPSSGEVTVSLAMNNDGARIWADMTTRAANAGNREIAIVLDDEVVSAPRVINPITGGNSSITGNFTVEEAKDLANILQVGKLPAGTRIVQESQVGPSLGADNINKSLITMLLSVALLCVFMIAYYNKGGIVSVIALLANLFFIIGTLASMGTVLTLPGIAGIVLTLATAVDANVIIYERIREELRAGLTMAKAVATGFSRALPAIIDANATTLLTAFVLMYFGLGPIKGFGTVLIVGIFSSMFTAVLVGRMITDWWIERGKDLAYSFPWSEKWLVGANYDWIGKRKYAYMFSSAIIIIGIISFIMRGFELGVDFKGGFSYNVQFEQPVEIEQLRGPLTQAFGGNPVIKAVNTQNTYNITTSYLINDQSKDVNDRVVAKLREGLEAAGIRTDSNFIKTDAAGTHITSSSQVGPTVADDIRDSSFKAGAWALALIFLYLLIRFRKWQFSLGAVLALLHDVLITLTFFTLLHGLVPFSLEIDQAIIACILTVIGLSVNDTVIVYDRIREFLGLYPGRPKEEVFNKAINTTLSRTIITSGTIFIVVFLLFFFGGGAIKGFAFGITVGILFGTYSSIFVASSLVVDLTKGQALEGKVVAPEPKPEDKAKPSKKVAKA, via the coding sequence ATGCAAGGCAAAGGCGTTGTCCGATTCTTCCTCATTGCGCTGACCTTAGTGTGTCTGTACCAGTTCTCGCTGACCATTCCGACCAACAATATCGAGAAGGCGGCAGAACGCTATGCTGATGACTGTTCCAAAAACGAAGCCGTCACTTGGCGTCAATGCTACGCTGGCTACCTGGATTCTCTTTCCTCCGAACCGGTATTCAGCATTCCACTGATTAAAAAATTCACCTACGCTGACCTGAAGAAAAGCCAGCTGGCGCTTGGCCTCGACCTCAAAGGCGGCATGAGCGTGCTGCTGCAAGTGGATTTGAACGACTTTTTGAAAAGCCTTGCGCAAAACACAAGCGACCCCGCATTTGCGCAGGCACTCAGCAAGGCAGACGAACAGCTTCGCACACAGCAAGGCGATTTCATTAGCATGTTTGCCCAAGCATGGAAAGAAAGCAGCGGCGGCAAGCCACTTGCCTCTATCTTCGCCCGAAACGAGGCGCTCAAAGGGCAAATCAACTTCGAGTCGCCCGATGCCGATGTGGTGCGCGTCATTCGTGAGCTCGCCAACAACACGGTGAAAGAAACCTACAACCGCCTCAAACAGCGGATTGACAAATTGGGCGTGGTGCAACCCAACGTCAGCCTCGACGCTGCCCGCGACTTGATTTTGGTGGAATTGCCCGGCATTGACAACCCCCAGCGTGCCCGCGAAATGTTGCAACGCTCCGCAAAGCTCGAGTTTTGGGAAACATATCGCCTCACCGACGACAACCTCCAGCAACGCTTCATAGATGCCGACCTTAAACTGCGCAGGCTGCTTTCCGGCGACACTACCAATCAAGTGGGCGCACGCAAGGACACCTTATATGTGTATCCAACTGGCGCGGATGGCCAACCAGATTCGTCGCAGACACCTGAAATGCGCATCGTGGACGCTCCTCCCTCTTCGCAGGAAGGCGGCGGCCCCTTGCTCTCGTTGCTGACTTTGGGAAGCAACACCACGGGTGCCGTGTTGGGCTATGCCGACAAAAACAAAATCTCGACCATTGACAGACACCTCCAACGTCCCGAAATCAAACAACTGTTCCCCGCCAGCCTTGAGTTTCGGTGGAGCCAGAAAGCGGAAGAGGACAAGGGGTTTGGCAGCACCACCATCGGCAAATACGAGCTGTATGGCATTCGGAAAGTCGGCAACGACGACAAGCCCCGTTTGGATGGTTCCGTAGTGACCCGCGCAAGCGAACAACCCGACCCCAGCAGTGGCGAGGTCACTGTCAGCTTGGCCATGAACAACGACGGAGCGCGTATTTGGGCAGACATGACGACCAGAGCGGCCAACGCTGGCAACCGCGAAATCGCCATCGTCCTTGATGACGAAGTGGTGAGCGCCCCTCGTGTCATCAACCCTATTACGGGTGGCAACTCCTCCATTACAGGCAATTTCACGGTAGAGGAAGCGAAAGACTTGGCCAACATTCTCCAAGTGGGCAAGTTGCCCGCAGGCACCCGCATCGTGCAAGAAAGTCAGGTAGGCCCCTCTTTGGGTGCTGACAATATCAATAAGTCCTTGATAACGATGTTGTTGTCGGTGGCTTTGCTCTGCGTCTTCATGATAGCCTACTACAACAAAGGAGGCATCGTGAGTGTCATCGCGTTGTTGGCCAACCTGTTCTTCATCATCGGCACTTTGGCCTCCATGGGTACGGTACTGACCCTTCCGGGCATTGCCGGTATCGTGCTGACATTGGCCACTGCTGTGGATGCAAACGTCATCATCTACGAGCGTATTCGAGAAGAACTGCGGGCGGGGCTGACAATGGCCAAAGCCGTGGCAACTGGCTTCTCGCGCGCGCTGCCCGCCATCATCGACGCCAACGCCACCACCCTGCTCACTGCCTTTGTCTTGATGTATTTTGGTCTCGGCCCCATCAAAGGGTTCGGCACGGTGCTTATCGTGGGTATTTTTAGCTCCATGTTCACCGCAGTCTTGGTAGGGCGCATGATTACCGATTGGTGGATAGAGCGCGGCAAAGACCTCGCTTACAGTTTCCCATGGTCGGAAAAGTGGCTGGTGGGCGCCAACTATGACTGGATTGGCAAACGCAAGTATGCGTATATGTTCTCCAGTGCCATCATCATCATTGGTATCATTTCGTTCATCATGCGCGGCTTCGAGTTGGGCGTTGATTTCAAGGGCGGTTTCTCCTACAACGTTCAGTTTGAACAGCCTGTGGAAATAGAACAATTGCGCGGCCCGCTCACGCAGGCGTTTGGTGGCAACCCCGTCATAAAGGCCGTCAATACGCAGAACACCTACAACATCACGACATCCTACCTCATCAATGACCAAAGCAAGGATGTGAACGACAGAGTGGTGGCCAAACTCCGGGAGGGGCTCGAAGCGGCTGGCATTCGGACCGACTCCAATTTCATCAAGACGGATGCAGCAGGCACGCACATTACTTCGTCCAGCCAAGTCGGGCCGACAGTGGCCGACGATATCCGCGACTCCTCTTTCAAGGCAGGCGCATGGGCATTGGCGCTCATTTTTCTTTACTTGCTCATTCGATTCCGCAAGTGGCAATTCTCGTTGGGCGCAGTCTTGGCTTTGTTGCACGACGTGCTTATCACGCTGACTTTCTTCACCTTGCTGCACGGTCTTGTGCCCTTCTCTCTGGAAATTGACCAAGCCATCATTGCCTGTATTCTGACGGTGATTGGTCTTTCGGTGAACGACACGGTGATTGTGTATGACCGAATCCGCGAATTCCTCGGCCTATATCCCGGCCGCCCGAAAGAAGAGGTGTTCAACAAAGCCATCAACACCACACTGAGCCGCACCATCATCACCTCAGGCACCATCTTTATCGTGGTGTTCTTGTTGTTCTTCTTTGGCGGCGGCGCTATCAAAGGCTTTGCGTTCGGTATCACGGTGGGCATTTTGTTCGGCACATACTCTTCCATTTTCGTCGCATCCTCTTTGGTGGTGGATTTGACAAAGGGTCAGGCACTCGAAGGCAAAGTGGTCGCTCCTGAGCCAAAGCCCGAAGACAAAGCCAAGCCTTCCAAGAAAGTTGCAAAGGCTTGA
- a CDS encoding SLC13 family permease: MAQTIVFSTLALALILFAWGKIRHDIVAIICLLVLVFTQVVPANEAFMGFAHPAVITVAVILIVSNGLQKSGLVDVIGHWVMKLGDSLVLQIAVLSAIVCVASAFMNNVGALAVLMPVAIHIANKSKHSPSYILMPIAFASLLGGMTTLIGTPPNIIVAAFRQETLGTPFQMFDFAYVGVGLSVAGLAFISVIGWRLLPERGSKEQDKGQFNIEDYITEIEITEESKLNGHPLSEIGGLTECDVQVLRIVRDNHLIHAPDMSMVLRPGDIVTIEADSEELKTFVEKSKGKLVGKGESSDDETIGGEHITTVEVVVMANAPIFNQTAAGLRMRSRYGVNLLAISRQGSRIRRRLDHVIFRAGDVLLLQGDANKIHDTLNDMGCLPLADRGYIIEKPQKIVLALSIFALALFLIITNVTQVQIAFTLAALLMVLTKVISVREIYTSVDWPVVVLLGSLLPVGTALETTGGSNLIAAQILRLGDQIPVWGMIAVLLVVTMFLSDIINNAATVVLMAPVSVSVANGLGASVDPFLMTVALGASCAFLTPIGHQSNTLVMGPGGYKFTDYWRMGLPLEILILLLGVPLILYFWPA, translated from the coding sequence ATGGCACAAACAATCGTTTTTTCAACTTTGGCCCTCGCACTGATTTTGTTTGCGTGGGGTAAAATTCGTCACGATATCGTTGCTATTATTTGTCTATTGGTATTGGTGTTCACGCAAGTGGTGCCTGCCAACGAAGCGTTCATGGGCTTTGCGCATCCGGCTGTCATTACAGTTGCCGTTATATTGATAGTAAGCAATGGTTTGCAGAAGTCCGGCCTCGTAGATGTAATAGGCCATTGGGTAATGAAATTGGGCGATAGCCTTGTGCTGCAAATTGCTGTGCTATCCGCCATAGTTTGTGTTGCTTCTGCGTTTATGAACAATGTGGGCGCTTTGGCAGTATTGATGCCAGTAGCCATACACATAGCCAACAAAAGCAAGCATTCCCCTTCCTATATCCTGATGCCAATAGCCTTCGCCTCACTATTGGGCGGCATGACGACTTTGATAGGCACACCACCGAACATAATAGTAGCCGCTTTTAGACAAGAGACATTAGGGACACCTTTCCAGATGTTCGACTTTGCTTACGTTGGGGTGGGACTTTCTGTTGCTGGGCTTGCATTTATCTCAGTAATAGGTTGGCGCTTGTTGCCTGAAAGAGGCAGCAAGGAACAAGACAAAGGACAGTTCAACATAGAAGACTATATTACAGAGATAGAAATAACAGAAGAGTCGAAACTCAATGGACATCCCCTCAGCGAAATAGGCGGTCTCACCGAATGTGATGTTCAAGTGTTGCGCATTGTGCGCGACAATCACCTCATCCACGCGCCGGACATGAGCATGGTGCTACGCCCGGGCGACATCGTCACGATAGAAGCGGATTCGGAGGAACTAAAAACCTTCGTGGAAAAAAGCAAGGGCAAATTGGTAGGCAAAGGGGAAAGCAGTGACGACGAGACGATTGGAGGAGAGCATATCACTACCGTGGAAGTGGTGGTGATGGCCAACGCGCCCATTTTCAACCAAACAGCCGCTGGGCTTCGGATGCGCTCGCGCTATGGTGTGAATTTGCTGGCCATATCCCGTCAGGGTAGTCGAATCCGTCGGCGACTCGACCATGTGATATTCAGGGCTGGTGATGTGTTGTTGCTTCAGGGCGACGCGAACAAAATCCACGACACATTGAACGATATGGGGTGTCTGCCATTGGCCGACCGGGGGTACATCATCGAAAAGCCGCAAAAAATCGTGTTGGCGCTGTCCATTTTTGCCTTGGCGCTTTTTCTCATCATCACCAATGTCACACAGGTGCAAATAGCCTTCACGCTGGCCGCCTTGCTGATGGTTTTGACCAAAGTAATTTCTGTGAGGGAAATATACACGAGTGTTGACTGGCCAGTAGTCGTATTGCTGGGGTCATTGCTGCCTGTCGGCACTGCGTTGGAGACGACAGGCGGCTCCAACCTAATAGCCGCCCAAATACTGCGATTGGGTGACCAAATTCCCGTGTGGGGCATGATTGCCGTGCTCTTGGTGGTCACCATGTTCCTGTCTGACATCATCAACAACGCGGCAACTGTGGTGCTCATGGCACCCGTCAGCGTCAGTGTAGCCAATGGCTTGGGCGCGTCGGTTGACCCATTTCTGATGACGGTGGCACTGGGCGCATCTTGCGCATTCCTAACACCCATCGGCCACCAATCCAACACTTTGGTAATGGGGCCGGGAGGCTACAAATTCACCGATTACTGGCGCATGGGGCTGCCTTTGGAGATTCTGATACTGCTGCTCGGGGTGCCACTGATATTGTATTTCTGGCCTGCCTGA
- a CDS encoding UDP-glucose--hexose-1-phosphate uridylyltransferase → MNEVLFNTDFPHRRFNPLTGEWVLVSPHRANRPWQGQVEKLPDTRRLAHDPSCYLCPGNIRANGQRNPHYTDVHAFTNDFSALLESPAPSSTPLFDTREGLLRAAPERGICRVVCFSPRHDLTIPEMDLPAIRRVIDLWRREYAELGSKSFIRYVQIFENKGETMGCSNPHPHGQIWAQAHIPNEPLKKQQHQARYFRKHERTLLEDYWRQELSLGTRILFENQHFVALVPYWAVWPFEAMLVPKRAMPRITDMNDAECESFAEAYKRLTVCYDNLFEVSFPYSAGIHQAPTDEHAHPAWHWHMVFYPPLLRSATVKKFMVGYEMLAGPQRDISPEKAAAILRELPKEHYKARNLRPTAPSP, encoded by the coding sequence ATGAATGAGGTATTATTCAACACAGATTTTCCGCATCGGCGCTTCAATCCCCTCACGGGCGAATGGGTGCTTGTGTCGCCCCATCGAGCCAATCGCCCGTGGCAAGGCCAAGTGGAAAAACTGCCCGATACACGCCGCCTCGCACACGACCCATCGTGCTATCTCTGCCCCGGCAATATCAGGGCCAACGGTCAGCGAAATCCTCACTATACAGACGTTCACGCCTTTACGAATGATTTCTCTGCCTTGTTGGAGTCGCCTGCTCCCTCTTCCACCCCGCTCTTTGACACTCGCGAAGGGCTTTTGCGTGCCGCGCCCGAACGGGGCATCTGTCGGGTGGTTTGTTTTTCGCCGCGCCACGATTTGACCATCCCTGAAATGGATTTGCCAGCCATTCGCCGGGTTATTGATTTATGGCGACGGGAATACGCGGAATTAGGCTCCAAATCGTTCATCCGGTATGTGCAAATTTTTGAAAACAAAGGCGAAACAATGGGCTGCTCCAACCCACACCCGCACGGGCAGATTTGGGCACAGGCACACATCCCCAACGAACCCCTGAAAAAGCAACAGCACCAGGCGCGTTATTTCAGGAAACACGAGCGCACATTGTTGGAAGATTATTGGCGTCAGGAACTGAGTTTGGGCACGCGCATACTTTTTGAAAACCAGCACTTTGTCGCGCTGGTGCCCTATTGGGCGGTGTGGCCGTTCGAGGCGATGTTGGTACCCAAACGCGCCATGCCACGCATCACCGACATGAACGATGCCGAGTGCGAATCATTTGCAGAAGCATACAAACGGCTTACTGTTTGCTATGACAACCTGTTTGAGGTATCGTTCCCCTATTCGGCGGGGATTCATCAGGCTCCCACGGATGAGCACGCTCATCCGGCATGGCATTGGCACATGGTTTTTTATCCGCCCTTGCTGCGCTCGGCAACGGTCAAAAAATTCATGGTAGGCTACGAGATGCTGGCTGGACCTCAACGCGACATCAGCCCAGAAAAAGCGGCGGCGATTTTGCGCGAGCTGCCCAAAGAACACTACAAAGCCCGGAACCTGCGCCCGACTGCTCCATCCCCTTAG
- a CDS encoding cytochrome c oxidase subunit 3, which yields MLFILLFGLSALFLALTVSYVYTRVTMNVPPVQIPFLFVFNTLILLSSSWTMIRAKRCYLNDDTEGYQQNLKHTIWLSLLFMLMQTVAWWWLFSHNVALNTSTTTAYLYVISFVHLAHVVAGLPFLMLFYRTAKKRMVDPVTVLVYFSDPEKRLKLRLLTLYWHFLDGLWIYLVLFFGINYLI from the coding sequence ATGTTGTTCATCCTGCTGTTTGGCCTTTCGGCGCTATTTTTGGCGCTCACTGTGTCATACGTTTACACGCGGGTGACAATGAACGTGCCGCCAGTTCAGATACCCTTTTTGTTTGTTTTCAATACGCTAATTTTGCTGAGCAGCAGTTGGACCATGATTCGCGCCAAACGTTGCTACCTCAATGATGACACCGAAGGTTATCAGCAAAACTTAAAACACACAATATGGCTCTCTTTGCTCTTCATGCTGATGCAGACCGTCGCTTGGTGGTGGTTGTTTAGCCACAATGTCGCCCTCAATACTTCTACCACGACGGCTTATCTCTATGTCATTTCCTTTGTTCATCTTGCGCACGTGGTGGCGGGGCTGCCATTTCTAATGCTGTTTTATCGCACCGCAAAAAAACGCATGGTGGACCCCGTCACGGTATTGGTCTATTTTTCCGACCCGGAAAAAAGGCTGAAGCTCCGCTTGTTGACCCTTTATTGGCACTTTCTCGACGGGCTTTGGATTTATCTCGTTTTGTTTTTCGGCATCAATTATCTGATTTGA
- the galE gene encoding UDP-glucose 4-epimerase GalE: MNILVTGGAGFIGSHTVVALAEAGFTPIILDDFSNSDRRVLQGLEKILKQQPRCYAENCHAPSVLSRVFREQKIDGVIHFAAFKSVGESMQEPLKYYDNNIGSLIVLLQTMLEHGIPNLIFSSSATVYGQPKVLPVTEDTPEQPVASVYGHTKLIGEEILRDVAAAQKPLKAISLRYFNPIGAHPSAHIGELPLGVPNNLVPFITQTAAGIRPMLTVFGQDYPTPDGTCLRDYIHVMDLAEAHVAAMQYLLKQNEPTIYEVFNVGMGRGVSVLELVKTFEMVSGKPLNYRIGERRPGDVAAVYADVSKIRTQLDWSAKREVEEALRDAWRWQQCLSQH; the protein is encoded by the coding sequence ATGAACATTCTTGTCACCGGCGGAGCCGGATTCATTGGCTCGCATACCGTCGTCGCACTTGCCGAAGCCGGGTTCACCCCTATCATCCTCGACGATTTTTCCAATTCTGACCGCCGCGTCTTGCAGGGTTTGGAAAAAATTCTGAAACAACAACCCCGCTGCTATGCAGAAAACTGCCACGCTCCGTCCGTGTTGTCGCGGGTTTTTAGAGAGCAAAAAATTGATGGGGTGATACATTTCGCTGCTTTCAAGTCAGTGGGCGAATCCATGCAAGAGCCGTTGAAATACTACGACAACAACATCGGCTCGCTCATTGTGCTGCTCCAGACCATGCTCGAACATGGCATCCCCAACCTCATTTTTTCGTCCTCTGCCACCGTCTATGGCCAACCCAAAGTACTGCCCGTCACGGAAGACACCCCCGAACAGCCAGTTGCGTCCGTCTATGGTCACACCAAGTTGATTGGCGAGGAAATCCTGCGCGATGTGGCAGCCGCCCAAAAGCCGCTGAAAGCCATCTCGCTGCGCTACTTCAATCCCATTGGGGCGCACCCTTCCGCCCACATCGGGGAGCTGCCCTTAGGTGTGCCCAACAATTTGGTGCCTTTCATCACGCAGACGGCGGCCGGCATACGCCCGATGCTGACAGTGTTTGGTCAGGACTACCCAACCCCGGACGGTACTTGCTTGCGCGACTATATTCACGTCATGGACTTGGCCGAGGCGCACGTCGCCGCCATGCAGTATTTACTAAAACAAAATGAACCAACTATTTACGAGGTGTTCAACGTAGGCATGGGGCGAGGTGTCAGCGTGTTGGAATTGGTCAAAACCTTCGAGATGGTCAGCGGAAAGCCGCTCAACTATCGCATCGGCGAGCGCCGGCCGGGCGACGTGGCTGCCGTGTATGCCGACGTGAGCAAAATTCGGACACAATTGGATTGGTCGGCCAAAAGAGAAGTGGAAGAAGCATTGAGAGATGCTTGGCGGTGGCAGCAGTGTTTGTCGCAACATTAG
- the galK gene encoding galactokinase, whose translation MNSITSLESILQAHRHCFGHAPSLVVRAPGRINLIGEHTDYNEGFVLPAAIDKAVWLAVSPRSDEALHFQALDFQDSFSGTIRHLLKTEQHWPNYLLGTFDELLKDGHTLGGVNATLGGNIPTGAGLSSSAAVESGILFALNELFGLGLDRPALARLAQRAENNFVGMNCGIMDMFASLMGRANHAIKLDCRSLEAEYFPIRMPDHALVLCDSGVKHQLVDSAYNTRRSECEEGVTALSTIFPNIRSLRNVTLAMLLSEKKRLRDGVFQRCKFVIEENTRVISACNALKNNDLELFGHLLYQSHEGLQHDYEVTCPETDFLVDETRSEADVLGARQMGGGFGGCTLNLVRRDAVVGFQEKIQVSYLKHWGKNLKFYPVEITDGVEMVYSTPLIREEI comes from the coding sequence ATGAACAGCATCACTTCATTGGAATCCATCCTCCAAGCGCACCGACATTGTTTTGGGCACGCCCCCTCGCTCGTCGTCCGCGCTCCCGGTCGCATCAACCTCATCGGCGAACATACCGATTACAACGAAGGCTTCGTGCTGCCAGCCGCTATTGACAAGGCCGTATGGTTGGCGGTATCGCCACGCAGCGACGAGGCGCTTCACTTTCAGGCACTCGATTTCCAGGATTCATTTTCAGGCACTATCCGACACTTGCTAAAAACCGAGCAACATTGGCCCAACTATTTGCTCGGCACCTTTGATGAACTGTTGAAAGACGGACATACATTGGGAGGGGTGAATGCGACGCTTGGCGGCAACATACCCACTGGCGCAGGGCTTTCCAGTTCAGCGGCGGTGGAGAGCGGGATACTGTTTGCGCTCAACGAACTTTTTGGTCTCGGTCTAGACCGCCCTGCCCTCGCCCGGCTTGCCCAACGCGCCGAAAACAATTTCGTCGGCATGAACTGCGGCATCATGGATATGTTCGCCTCGCTCATGGGGCGGGCGAATCACGCCATAAAACTCGATTGTCGCAGCCTCGAGGCCGAGTACTTCCCTATCCGTATGCCCGACCATGCGCTCGTGCTTTGCGACTCTGGCGTAAAACACCAACTCGTGGATTCAGCGTACAATACCCGCCGAAGCGAATGTGAAGAAGGCGTGACAGCACTCTCAACTATTTTTCCAAACATCCGCAGCCTGCGCAACGTGACTCTGGCGATGCTTTTATCCGAAAAAAAACGCCTGCGCGATGGCGTGTTTCAACGCTGCAAATTTGTCATCGAGGAAAACACGCGGGTAATCTCAGCCTGCAACGCCCTAAAAAACAACGACTTGGAATTATTCGGCCACTTGCTATACCAGTCGCACGAAGGGTTGCAGCACGATTACGAGGTCACCTGCCCGGAAACCGATTTTTTGGTGGACGAAACACGCAGCGAAGCCGATGTGTTAGGTGCCCGACAGATGGGCGGCGGGTTCGGCGGTTGCACGCTCAACCTTGTCCGTCGAGATGCTGTTGTGGGTTTTCAAGAAAAAATACAGGTTTCCTATTTGAAACACTGGGGAAAAAACCTAAAATTTTACCCCGTCGAAATCACAGATGGCGTTGAAATGGTCTATTCCACGCCACTTATTCGGGAAGAGATATGA
- a CDS encoding alpha-L-fucosidase: MSRLFALLCYLHLSTFLFSQISEPPLPLPTPAQLAWHDTEFYLFFHFGPNTFTNLEWGHGTEPEDVFNPTDLDCDQWCRIAKQAGARGVVITAKHHDGFCLWPSKYSTHTVRESKWRDGKGDVLRELSDACRRHGLKFGVYLSPWDRNHPQYGTPEYNDVYVNTLTELLTNYGELFEIWWDGANGEGPNGKKQEYDFHRFERVAAQLQPDAVIFSDIGPGCRWAGNERGLILTETNWATLDTAGFQRGLGAPPEDTLNQGNVNGQLWLPAECDVSIRPGWFYHPEEDDKVKTPEQLWDIYLKSVGRGANLILNVPPDRRGRIHERDSASLVAFGQKLREAFRHNLAEGRPCRLGNGRHWFDAGLTDVNQNTFAEFEIVPGESFLEIDLKKKRKINTLLLREKISTHGQRVEAFKVEVFEKGGWREVASSTTIGVRKILVFPEVKTSKVRIAILAAKAPPVINDVRIYRIKS; encoded by the coding sequence ATGAGCCGATTGTTCGCCTTGTTATGCTATCTGCATCTGTCAACTTTCCTTTTTTCGCAGATTTCTGAACCTCCACTTCCGCTGCCCACGCCGGCCCAACTCGCGTGGCACGACACGGAGTTCTACCTCTTTTTTCATTTTGGGCCAAACACATTTACCAATCTCGAATGGGGGCACGGAACGGAGCCAGAAGACGTGTTCAATCCGACGGACTTGGATTGCGACCAATGGTGCCGCATCGCCAAACAAGCCGGTGCTCGCGGGGTCGTTATCACGGCCAAGCATCACGACGGATTTTGTCTGTGGCCATCAAAGTATTCCACGCACACGGTTCGAGAGAGCAAATGGCGCGACGGAAAGGGCGACGTGCTGCGCGAGCTCTCGGATGCCTGCCGCCGACACGGACTCAAGTTCGGAGTCTATCTCAGCCCATGGGACAGAAATCACCCGCAATACGGCACTCCCGAATACAATGATGTCTATGTCAACACGCTGACTGAATTGCTGACCAACTACGGCGAGTTGTTTGAGATTTGGTGGGACGGGGCGAATGGAGAAGGGCCAAACGGCAAAAAGCAGGAATACGATTTCCACCGTTTTGAGCGCGTGGCCGCACAATTGCAGCCCGACGCGGTGATATTTAGCGACATCGGCCCCGGCTGTCGCTGGGCTGGCAACGAGCGAGGGTTGATTTTGACCGAGACCAACTGGGCCACCCTCGATACGGCTGGATTCCAACGTGGCTTGGGCGCGCCACCGGAGGACACGCTCAATCAGGGCAACGTCAACGGCCAGCTTTGGCTGCCTGCGGAGTGCGATGTGAGCATCCGCCCCGGCTGGTTTTACCACCCCGAGGAAGATGATAAGGTGAAGACCCCGGAACAACTCTGGGATATCTATTTGAAATCAGTAGGAAGAGGAGCAAATTTGATACTCAATGTGCCGCCCGACCGGAGGGGGCGCATCCATGAGCGCGACTCGGCATCTTTGGTCGCTTTTGGACAAAAATTGAGGGAGGCTTTCCGTCACAATCTGGCTGAGGGGCGCCCCTGCCGTTTGGGCAATGGCCGCCATTGGTTCGATGCCGGCCTGACGGATGTCAACCAGAATACTTTTGCCGAGTTTGAAATCGTGCCGGGCGAATCCTTTCTCGAAATTGATTTGAAAAAGAAAAGGAAAATCAACACGCTGCTGCTCCGAGAAAAAATCAGCACACATGGCCAGCGCGTGGAAGCATTTAAAGTGGAGGTGTTTGAAAAAGGGGGCTGGAGAGAAGTGGCAAGCTCCACCACCATTGGCGTGCGAAAAATCCTCGTGTTCCCAGAAGTGAAAACTTCCAAAGTGAGGATTGCGATTTTGGCTGCCAAAGCGCCGCCTGTCATCAACGATGTGCGGATTTATCGCATAAAGTCTTGA